The DNA region TACCTACCTACAGATGCCAACCACAGAAACAATTGAGAAAGTTATGAAGAACTATAAGAAGCAGCACATAACAGTATAAACATAGCAGATGAATTATAAACACTGATCTAGCTCAAAACATCAACATCCGAAGCTGACAATGACATATAGACTGCTAAAACAGTTAAATAACCACTTCAACTAATCAGTTATAGTAACAAACAGCTGGCACACTACTCTAGTCTAGAACAGGTGTTGATTCAGCGACACTGCCAGTTTGTGAATCAGGACTTAATTCCTATAAGCATGACAAACAAGGGTATCCTTGTGTTGATAGAAGGGTTTATCTAAGCATCACTTTTCCATTGCCCTGGAATCTCCTATCTGTATGCATTTAGGTTTTAATTTGAATCCAAACTTTAAGGGGATCAGAATCAGATGATCATACCTGTTCTTCACACTTTGCTTATCGGAACCAAGCATAAAGAAGCACTTCCCATCAAAATCAATCTTCACCAccatctcttctcttctccttagACTGAACCATCATCAACATCCCAAGTATGTGTGGACCGGAATTAGGTTCAAAAATGTTAACATCTGCTGTGTGCATATTGGACTTGGCCCATTGTGTTAATTATTGGTGGTTATtttatttaaagtgataatttttttaacaagtATAGTATGTCTATGTCTTTTGCCCCATTGACTGGATTGAATAATCACTATTAGTAAATTTTATTCGTATGTGCTTCATTGCAAGATGAGACTGAGGCTCCTTTTACATGGTTGTTTGAAACTCGGCTAGCCGCAATGGATGGAAAAAACCTATATATATCATAACTGATAAGGATTTGGCTTTTGAAACTTGGCATCGCGTTTGTTTGTGACACATCATAAATTAATTTCctgaaaagctagctcaatTATATCACAAAAAATCCATTTTCAAACGAGACTTAAAAATGTGCATTCGAGATTCACAACTCAATAGGAAAAGAATATATATCTAGAAAACCCGCCTTACCCGTAAAAAATTATGAAGGTTATGTAGGGGGGCGATAGTGCGATGTACCAATTTAGAAACCACTCTTCTTGTTATGAATTTGAGAGAGGAAATTTCTGTTAGGGCTTAGGCTTGTGAATGTGTTCTTGTATTCTAATTCTTGTTTAAATCCAGAATTGTTATCAGTAAAAAAGTCATATTTGTTTGTGCAATCTATTGAGTCTAATATAACCAAAGAAATGATGCAAAATGCAGATGAACCAGAACTTTCCACAAGCTTTTGAAAGCttctcatttttattaatgatatCTACATTGATCAACATGTATACCTCCTTTAATCTTTGTCTGAAATGGTACATTCTCTCCATTGTCTGGCTCCTCAGGGTGCCTCCAAATTTTACATGGGGTGGGATCACATTTAGTGCGGTTCCACCTTCGACATAAGTCACTGATAACACCTGTGGAGAACATATGTGGTCAGGTACTATCATGACATCAATATTGCagtgataataattttgttttttggcATAGTAAACAGAACACTTAAGAGCTTTTTCAAATGAAATCGCATAAGCCAAGACCTGATAGAGAACTTTGTTTTTTGGCATAGTAAACAGAACACTTAAGAGCTTTTTCAAATGAAATCGCATAAGCCAAGACCTGACAGAGAAaacaatctttttcttttaaaagaaacaaataaatTCACCTAGACTTCTAGCTATATGAACAATTGGTGAGGATGCATGAAGACAGATCCATAACAATGGACTTAAATGAAGTTTCTGGAAGGTTCTCATTCAAATTTGTTGTAACTAAATGCTATGGATAAATCTTCTTGAGAAAGTCACAATTGAGTGTAGCGCATACTTGACTCTGAAGAGGGTCATTTTCCCTTGAGACAAGCTGTTGTAGAGCCAATAATGCAAATGATGTAGCCAGCACTGGATCCACATTCCTGTGGGGTGAAGcagcatgaccacccactcctACAAGTTTTGCCTCAAAGATGCATCCAGCAGCTGTAAAAGGCCCTGGAATGGATGCTATGGCTCCAGTAGGCGTCTCAGCATCAATATGAACAGCAAAAATTGCTTCTGTATCTTGAAGAACTCCTTCTTTTATCACTTGAGAGGCGCCTCTAGCTCCCTCCTCAGCTGGTTGAAAAATAAGTCTCACAGTTCCCTTTCATACCAAAGAGTAGGGGGTCAGTGTTCAATTAACAGATTTTGACTTTTTAGTGGTTATATTATGCATGTGTCAGAAACTCAAACAAACAGAAGAAAACCTCTACTTATATCTTTCTGAACCTCTGCTTAAATACCAGGCAATAGGCAATTCAATAGCTGATATCTAGAttattaattgatttaattcCTCTGAAAGCAACAAAGATCTGAACATTTAGTAAGATGGATCTAGCTGGAACTCTGTTAGTTAATATATCTTCGACTTTATGCAATTCTATTTTATCTAAACTTTTTATTTTGGATGAAGTTCTGATACTACAAACTTATAATAAATTTATGATCTGTTCTGCAAGACTGCAACTAGCATGTCATCTCGTCAAAGAGACTGGTGGTGTTAAAAGGCAGAACAGACACACATGCTTAAGAAGCACAACCATAACTTCAGAACCAGATAAAACTCAGAAGTCACAGGCACAACACACATATGATGTTCTCAGCCATGCTTGAACCTCATTGCGtttttaatttcataaaattatcCTCGCTTCTGTATGTTCTCCAAAAATACTGGACCAACATAAAAAGAATGCTGCAGCAGCATGAATAATATTATTAGAACATCACTTTCACAATTACAGCAACTAGTGGTTCATTTCCACCCCTATCACCAATCCATCAATTTAACTAAATTTAACTATACTCCATTTTGATTATCTTACTCTTCAATTTATTCGTTTGTGGCTTATGCAATGGCATCTCCAATCCAAAAACACCCCACCAATAACCTATAGCTAATAAATTTCAACAATACATACATTTTCTTCAACATCCAAAACGTGTTgtacaacaaaaccaagaagcTAAATGCAGATTCTAAACGCAGGTGTAATGATCTAACAAATCACTAACCTTATTTTTGGTACAACAAATCACTCTAACCTTAtcacaaatcaaaatcaaaaccaaaCCAGAAATCaaactacatttttttttattaacctAAAATGAACTCAAGATAGCATCAATTAAGGAACTCCTTGGCGATTAGTGGCGCCAGTTCCAGTGGGTTGGGCTTTATCCTGAGCCTGGGCCTGAGAGGAAACCGCCGCACCGGAGAGCGTGGGTGCCTCCGTCGCGCCGGCGCCACGACCGGGCTTTGGTTCCTGATGACCTTCAGTGCCATAACCCTGACGCTTGTAATCCTCCAAATCCTTGTATTGCACGTAGGGACTGTCCTCAAATGGAAGCCCTTCAATGCTTGCACCACCTTTACCTGATTCACTCTGTGCCTTTGTTTCCTTCTCCATTTTCTAGCTTCTTCAATATCTCAATTTCTTACACCATTCTTAGTTTCCTTATTGTTAGCACCAAAATTTACAGGTTTGGAAATTAGCCATTGAGATATGGTGTACATGGATGCATGGCATGTTTCAGTGTAATTTATACTTTACTGCCAAATTAGTAGAAGTTGCTGGGGTCGAAATTGTAATTAAGGATATCTTGGGCCAATATTTCGACAAAGGAAGTTAAATTGGGACTTCACCAATTTGGTCTAATTCGACAAGGTGTATTTTCGACCAACATATATATGTCAGCCATTTAATGGTTCTTTGATTTCATTTACGTGATCAAAACAATATGCAATGGAAGGGTCAGATCTAGAAGTTTAAGAAAGTACATGATTGCTGATCGGCTACTACATGGGATTGTTAAAGTCAAGTTGCCACTAGCATTGTTTGATCTGCAAGTCTAGCTTCTTGGTCGAGGCCACTAACATTGTTTGATCTGCAAGTCTAGCTTCTTGGTCGAAATTATATGTTGAAGGCAGCATGTTAATGTCAAGCCACATGAAAGGAGCTCTTCGACCAAGCACAAGAAAGTAAGATATATTTGAAGGCATGTATTAAGTTTGGTAGAAAGAGATCAAAGCAATCCAGCGAAGAATGTCGAAGAAATCCAAGACTACCCGAAGATGGAGTTGCCAGAGAAGTTAGTGGAAGTTACTAGTGGCTTAAGTGGAAGTTACAAGTTGGCTATTGAAGTGGAGTAGTGGAAAAAGTGGCTGcaagttattttatttgtaattatgcCAAGTGTATGGCTCTAGTGTAGGGAGTTATTTTT from Lotus japonicus ecotype B-129 chromosome 2, LjGifu_v1.2 includes:
- the LOC130737818 gene encoding uncharacterized protein LOC130737818; the protein is MEKETKAQSESGKGGASIEGLPFEDSPYVQYKDLEDYKRQGYGTEGHQEPKPGRGAGATEAPTLSGAAVSSQAQAQDKAQPTGTGATNRQGVP
- the LOC130736261 gene encoding IAA-amino acid hydrolase ILR1-like 5, with translation MCVVPVTSEFYLGTVRLIFQPAEEGARGASQVIKEGVLQDTEAIFAVHIDAETPTGAIASIPGPFTAAGCIFEAKLVGVGGHAASPHRNVDPVLATSFALLALQQLVSRENDPLQSQVLAYAISFEKALKCSVYYAKKQSSLSGLGLCDFI